Proteins encoded within one genomic window of Acinetobacter sp. YWS30-1:
- a CDS encoding peroxiredoxin produces MSLRLGDTAPNFEQQSSEGLINFYDFLGDSWGILFSHPADYTPVCTTELGFTAKLKDEFTKRGVKAIALSVDDVESHHGWIKDINETQGTTVNFPIIADQDRKVSELYGFIHPNASETLTVRSLVIIDPNKKVRLIITYPASTGRNFHEVLRVVDSLQLTDNHKVATPANWQHGDDVVIVPSLKDEEEIKQRFPKGYKAVTPYLRLTPQPERG; encoded by the coding sequence ATGAGTTTACGTTTAGGCGATACCGCACCGAATTTTGAACAGCAATCTAGCGAAGGCTTAATTAACTTTTATGACTTTCTAGGCGATAGTTGGGGCATTTTATTTTCACATCCAGCAGACTACACACCTGTATGTACCACTGAACTGGGCTTTACCGCGAAACTGAAAGACGAGTTTACAAAACGTGGCGTGAAAGCGATTGCGCTTTCTGTTGATGATGTTGAATCGCATCATGGCTGGATCAAAGATATCAATGAAACTCAAGGTACCACCGTTAACTTCCCGATCATTGCTGATCAGGACCGAAAAGTGTCTGAGCTGTATGGTTTCATTCACCCAAATGCCAGCGAAACCCTAACTGTACGTTCTCTGGTAATCATTGATCCAAACAAGAAAGTGCGTCTGATTATTACCTACCCTGCATCAACAGGTCGTAATTTCCATGAAGTATTACGTGTAGTCGACTCTCTGCAATTAACCGACAACCATAAAGTCGCAACCCCGGCTAACTGGCAACATGGCGATGATGTAGTGATTGTACCTTCACTGAAAGATGAGGAAGAAATTAAACAACGCTTCCCTAAAGGTTATAAGGCAGTAACTCCATACCTACGTCTGACACCACAGCCTGAGCGAGGATAA
- the secA gene encoding preprotein translocase subunit SecA: MLASLIGGIFGTKNERELKRMRKIVDKINALEPTISALSDADLSAKTEEFKQRYNKGESLDKLLPEAFAVCREAAKRVMGMRHYDVQLIGGITLHEGKIAEMRTGEGKTLMGTLACYLNALSGQGVHVITVNDYLAQRDAELNRPLFEFLGLSIGIIYSMQNPIEKSEAYKADITYGTNNEFGFDYLRDNMVFSLAEKKQRGLTYAIIDEVDSILIDEARTPLIISGQSEDSSQLYAAINNIPPKLKAQKEEKVPDGGHFWIDEKQRSVEITETGFETIESELIAMGLLAEGESLYSASNLNLLHHVTAAIRAHYLYQRNVHYIIHEGEVIIVDENTGRTMPGRRWSEGLHQAVEAKEGLEIQPENQTLATTTFQNYFRLYKKLSGMTGTADTEAAEMKEIYGLDVVIIPTHRPMIRNDQNDLIYLNREGKYNAIIQEIQRVHEAGVAPILIGTATIEASEILSDKLKEAGIEHEVLNAKQHEREADIIAQAGAPRAVTIATNMAGRGTDILLGGNWKALLAKIENPTPEDEARLKAEWEANHEAVLASGGLHIIGSERHESRRIDNQLRGRAGRQGDPGVSRFYLSLEDDLMRIFAGDRVVAMMRAMGLKEDEAIEHKMVSRSIENAQRKVEARNFDIRKNLLKYDDVNNEQRKIIYSQRDEILAESSLQDYIEEMIREVMQGMIANYIPPESIHDQWDIEGLELALREDLSIDLPVAQWLEQDRRLDEEALVERITEEVVNRYRSRREQMGAESAASLERHFMLNSLDRHWKEHLAAMDYLRQGIHLRGYAQKNPEQEYKKEAYNLFVNMLGVIKSDVITDLSRIHVPTPEELAEMEAQQQAQAEAMRLQLSHQEFDGLLAEEDEITIEQNAQANPVAPVFEAPASRNAPCPCGSGLKYKQCHGKI; this comes from the coding sequence ATGTTGGCAAGTCTGATCGGAGGAATCTTCGGTACTAAAAATGAGCGCGAACTCAAACGCATGCGTAAAATCGTAGATAAGATTAATGCGCTCGAGCCGACGATATCAGCCCTAAGCGATGCAGACTTATCTGCAAAAACTGAAGAATTTAAACAACGATATAATAAAGGCGAAAGTCTAGATAAGTTACTTCCTGAAGCATTCGCAGTCTGTCGTGAAGCTGCAAAACGTGTCATGGGAATGCGTCACTATGACGTACAGTTGATTGGTGGTATTACCCTGCATGAAGGCAAGATTGCCGAGATGCGTACCGGTGAAGGTAAAACCCTGATGGGGACGCTGGCCTGTTATCTTAATGCATTGAGCGGGCAGGGTGTCCATGTCATCACGGTGAACGACTATCTGGCACAACGTGATGCCGAGTTAAACCGTCCATTGTTCGAATTCTTGGGTTTAAGCATTGGGATTATCTATTCCATGCAGAATCCGATAGAAAAATCTGAAGCCTATAAAGCAGACATCACTTACGGTACCAATAATGAATTCGGTTTCGACTATCTTCGTGACAACATGGTGTTCTCGCTGGCTGAGAAAAAACAGCGTGGTCTGACCTATGCTATTATCGATGAGGTCGATTCGATCCTGATCGATGAAGCACGTACACCACTGATTATCTCTGGTCAAAGTGAAGATTCTTCCCAGCTTTATGCAGCAATCAATAACATTCCGCCGAAATTAAAAGCACAGAAAGAAGAAAAAGTCCCGGATGGCGGTCATTTCTGGATTGATGAAAAACAGCGTTCAGTAGAAATTACAGAAACCGGTTTTGAAACCATTGAAAGTGAATTGATTGCAATGGGCTTGCTGGCTGAAGGTGAAAGCCTGTATTCAGCTTCTAATCTGAATTTGCTGCATCATGTGACTGCTGCGATTCGTGCGCACTATCTGTATCAACGTAATGTGCATTACATCATCCATGAAGGTGAAGTGATCATCGTCGATGAAAATACCGGTCGTACCATGCCGGGCCGTCGCTGGTCTGAAGGTCTGCACCAGGCAGTTGAAGCAAAAGAAGGTCTGGAAATCCAGCCGGAAAACCAAACCCTTGCAACCACCACATTCCAGAACTATTTCCGTCTGTATAAAAAATTATCCGGTATGACCGGTACTGCAGATACTGAAGCTGCGGAAATGAAAGAAATTTACGGTCTGGATGTGGTAATCATTCCAACCCACCGTCCAATGATTCGTAATGACCAGAACGATTTGATCTACCTGAATCGTGAAGGTAAGTACAACGCGATTATTCAGGAAATTCAACGTGTTCACGAAGCTGGTGTTGCGCCAATCCTAATTGGTACGGCCACTATTGAAGCGTCGGAAATTCTTTCTGACAAGCTTAAAGAAGCTGGTATTGAACATGAAGTCCTGAATGCCAAACAGCATGAGCGTGAAGCAGATATTATTGCCCAAGCGGGTGCACCGCGTGCTGTAACGATTGCAACTAACATGGCCGGTCGTGGTACCGATATTTTGCTGGGTGGTAACTGGAAAGCGCTACTGGCCAAAATTGAAAACCCAACCCCTGAAGATGAAGCACGCCTGAAAGCAGAATGGGAAGCGAATCATGAAGCAGTTCTTGCTTCTGGTGGTTTGCATATTATCGGTTCTGAGCGTCATGAATCTCGCCGTATCGATAACCAGTTGCGTGGTCGTGCGGGCCGTCAGGGTGACCCGGGTGTATCGCGTTTCTACCTGTCTCTTGAAGATGACTTGATGCGTATCTTTGCGGGTGACCGTGTGGTTGCCATGATGCGTGCGATGGGCTTAAAAGAAGATGAAGCGATTGAACACAAAATGGTGTCACGCTCAATCGAAAATGCACAGCGTAAAGTAGAAGCACGTAACTTCGACATTCGTAAGAACCTGTTGAAATACGATGACGTGAATAACGAGCAGCGTAAAATTATCTATAGTCAGCGTGATGAGATTCTGGCTGAAAGTTCATTGCAAGATTATATCGAAGAGATGATCCGTGAAGTGATGCAGGGCATGATCGCCAACTATATTCCGCCTGAATCAATTCATGATCAGTGGGATATTGAAGGTCTGGAACTTGCACTACGTGAAGACTTATCGATTGATCTGCCAGTCGCACAATGGTTAGAGCAGGATCGTCGTTTAGATGAAGAAGCACTGGTTGAACGAATTACTGAAGAAGTGGTAAACCGTTACCGTTCACGTCGTGAACAAATGGGTGCTGAATCTGCAGCATCACTCGAACGTCATTTCATGTTGAACTCTCTGGACCGTCACTGGAAAGAGCATCTGGCTGCGATGGATTACCTGCGTCAAGGGATTCATTTACGCGGTTATGCACAGAAAAACCCAGAGCAGGAATACAAAAAAGAAGCCTATAACCTGTTTGTAAACATGCTGGGCGTGATTAAATCTGACGTCATTACTGATCTGTCACGTATCCATGTGCCAACACCTGAAGAGCTGGCTGAAATGGAAGCACAGCAGCAGGCACAGGCTGAAGCGATGCGTTTGCAGTTATCTCATCAGGAATTTGATGGATTACTGGCTGAAGAAGATGAAATCACCATTGAACAGAATGCGCAGGCTAATCCGGTTGCACCAGTCTTTGAAGCACCGGCAAGCCGTAATGCACCTTGTCCATGTGGTTCAGGTCTGAAATACAAACAGTGTCATGGCAAGATCTAA
- the argJ gene encoding bifunctional glutamate N-acetyltransferase/amino-acid acetyltransferase ArgJ: MAVGDVSMPQMHVVKGVRIGSAEAYVRYQNRRDLVIFELAEGSNVAGVFTQNAFCAAPVHVSKAHLAVGNPHYLVINTGNANAGTGATGMANAEATCAKLAELAGVKAEEVLPFSTGVIGEQLPMERLLNGLQPALESLRDDAWIDAATGIMTTDTTPKGASEQFELDGITYTMTGISKGAGMIRPNMATMLGYVATDVPISRELVQQLLSETVNQSFNRITIDGDTSTNDSCIFIATGQAGGTEISSVEDPRYAAVLEVLMRTMKRLAQLIVRDGEGATKFITVAVEGGANTQECCDVAYSIAHSPLVKTAIFASDPNWGRILAAIGYAGVANLDVAKIQVWLDDVQICKDGGAAADYTEEAGARVMAQAEMTIRVDLGRGEAKDTVYTCDLSYDYVKINADYRS, from the coding sequence ATGGCAGTTGGTGACGTATCTATGCCACAGATGCATGTGGTAAAAGGGGTGAGAATTGGTTCGGCAGAAGCGTATGTACGCTATCAGAACCGACGTGACCTGGTGATATTTGAACTGGCTGAAGGCTCCAATGTTGCAGGTGTATTTACCCAGAATGCTTTTTGTGCTGCTCCTGTACATGTTTCTAAAGCACATCTGGCGGTAGGTAACCCACATTATTTAGTGATTAATACCGGAAATGCCAATGCGGGTACAGGTGCTACAGGTATGGCAAATGCTGAAGCCACTTGTGCCAAACTGGCTGAACTTGCAGGCGTGAAAGCTGAAGAAGTATTGCCATTTTCAACAGGGGTGATTGGCGAACAATTACCAATGGAACGTCTTCTGAATGGTTTGCAGCCTGCATTAGAGTCATTGCGTGATGATGCCTGGATCGATGCGGCAACCGGCATCATGACCACAGACACTACACCAAAAGGTGCATCTGAACAGTTCGAACTGGACGGTATTACTTATACCATGACCGGGATTTCCAAAGGTGCCGGCATGATTCGCCCAAATATGGCCACTATGCTAGGTTATGTGGCGACTGATGTGCCAATCAGCCGTGAACTGGTTCAACAGCTTTTATCTGAGACAGTGAATCAGTCATTCAACCGCATTACCATTGATGGGGATACCTCAACCAATGACTCTTGCATTTTTATTGCTACAGGTCAGGCCGGTGGAACAGAAATTTCATCAGTTGAAGATCCGCGTTATGCAGCTGTGCTTGAGGTATTAATGCGTACCATGAAACGCCTTGCGCAATTGATTGTGCGTGATGGTGAAGGCGCAACCAAGTTTATTACTGTGGCCGTAGAAGGTGGTGCCAATACTCAGGAATGCTGTGACGTGGCCTATAGCATCGCGCATTCTCCATTGGTGAAAACTGCGATCTTTGCTTCTGATCCAAACTGGGGACGTATTCTGGCTGCAATCGGTTATGCAGGTGTGGCGAATTTAGACGTTGCAAAAATTCAGGTTTGGTTAGATGATGTACAAATCTGCAAGGATGGTGGTGCTGCAGCAGACTATACCGAAGAGGCAGGTGCACGTGTGATGGCACAAGCTGAAATGACGATTCGTGTTGATCTTGGACGTGGTGAAGCAAAAGATACAGTCTATACCTGTGACCTGTCCTATGATTATGTGAAGATCAATGCTGATTATCGTTCATAA
- the nadA gene encoding quinolinate synthase NadA, producing MNDATKLIANEAKSIVQAHLDRLGEPKEHQISAQAKQEKFAQIQAELEKQNAVLVAHYYCDPEIQELAELTGGCVSDSLEMARFGRDHPASTLVVAGVKFMGETSKILSPEKTVLMPTLEATCSLDLGCPVEEFTKFCDAHPDHTVVVYANTSAAVKARADWVVTSSCAVEIIEHLDSLGEKIIWAPDQHLGRYIQNKTGADMLLWDGACIVHEEFRSRGIANMKALYPDAAVLVHPESPMSVVEIADAVGSTSQLIKAAQTLPHQRLIVATDRGIFYKMQQAVPDKILIEAPTAGEGATCRSCAHCPWMAMNELDGILHVLQHRDQEIHVDPALAQRAKLPLDRMLDFSASLKR from the coding sequence ATGAATGATGCGACCAAATTAATAGCCAATGAAGCCAAATCGATTGTGCAGGCGCATTTAGATCGTTTAGGAGAACCCAAAGAGCATCAGATCAGTGCACAGGCCAAACAGGAAAAATTTGCACAGATTCAAGCCGAATTGGAAAAGCAGAATGCAGTACTAGTTGCACATTATTATTGTGATCCTGAAATACAGGAACTGGCAGAACTGACTGGTGGCTGTGTGTCCGATTCATTGGAAATGGCGCGTTTTGGACGTGACCATCCCGCATCGACCTTGGTGGTAGCTGGGGTTAAGTTCATGGGGGAAACTTCAAAAATACTTTCACCAGAAAAAACCGTCCTGATGCCAACTCTTGAAGCGACCTGTTCACTGGATTTGGGTTGTCCGGTAGAAGAATTTACCAAATTCTGTGATGCGCATCCTGATCATACTGTAGTGGTGTATGCTAATACTTCGGCTGCGGTTAAAGCCCGCGCTGACTGGGTCGTGACTTCAAGTTGTGCAGTTGAGATTATTGAACACCTCGATAGTTTAGGTGAAAAAATTATCTGGGCACCGGATCAGCATCTAGGGCGTTATATCCAGAATAAAACCGGTGCTGACATGCTGCTTTGGGATGGCGCGTGTATCGTCCACGAAGAATTTCGTTCGCGCGGAATTGCTAATATGAAAGCCTTATATCCAGATGCGGCAGTGCTGGTCCATCCAGAATCACCGATGTCTGTGGTAGAAATTGCTGATGCAGTCGGAAGTACTTCTCAGTTAATCAAGGCAGCTCAAACCTTGCCACATCAGCGTTTGATCGTGGCAACAGATCGCGGTATTTTCTATAAAATGCAGCAGGCTGTGCCAGATAAGATTCTGATTGAAGCTCCAACCGCTGGAGAAGGAGCAACCTGTCGTTCATGTGCACACTGTCCTTGGATGGCCATGAACGAGCTAGATGGAATCTTGCATGTTCTACAACATCGTGATCAGGAGATTCATGTTGACCCCGCATTAGCTCAACGAGCCAAACTGCCTTTAGATCGTATGCTGGATTTTAGTGCCAGCTTGAAACGCTAA